In one window of Phycisphaerales bacterium DNA:
- a CDS encoding secondary thiamine-phosphate synthase enzyme YjbQ, which produces MIAELSIQTPGQGLYEFTDEVRAAVCKWHASTTSHEGLCTVFVRHTSASLLIQENADPSAKRDLEAWLNRLVPENDPEYTHTAEGPDDMPAHLKAAITPVSLAIPIMNGKLALGRWQGIYLWEHRSSPHTRSVIVHIA; this is translated from the coding sequence ATGATCGCGGAGCTCTCCATCCAGACGCCCGGACAAGGGTTGTACGAGTTCACGGACGAGGTCCGCGCGGCCGTGTGCAAGTGGCACGCAAGCACCACGAGCCACGAGGGGCTGTGCACCGTCTTCGTGCGGCACACGTCGGCGAGTCTGTTGATTCAGGAGAACGCGGACCCTTCGGCCAAGCGCGATTTGGAGGCGTGGCTCAATCGGCTGGTCCCCGAGAACGACCCTGAATACACGCACACCGCCGAAGGGCCCGACGACATGCCCGCCCACCTCAAGGCCGCGATCACGCCGGTGTCGCTCGCGATCCCGATCATGAACGGCAAGCTGGCGCTTGGCCGCTGGCAGGGCATCTACCTCTGGGAGCACCGGTCATCGCCGCATACGCGCAGCGTGATCGTGCACATCGCCTAA